Genomic window (Capricornis sumatraensis isolate serow.1 chromosome 16, serow.2, whole genome shotgun sequence):
AGAATTCCTGAAACTGTGTAAAGAAAGGGCTGGAGAGGTGCTGTGTTCTGTACATGAAAGGGAGGAAAAGCAGCAACTTCTTTCACTAATTACATAATTTCTTAAAGTGATAGTTACAGAACAGCAGGGTGGGGACAGTGGTAATCTTGTTTATAAATACTTGGAGCAGGAGGAAATCACATGGCCTCACACAAATTCTAGTTCTATTTCCCTATGATAAAATATGtctgtcatttttttcatttatttgttgtcaAATATATTTTGGATTTATTAGAATTTTAGCTGTAGTCATAGaatcaaaatatttatgaaataacatggctgagtaataattaGTTACATTCtagttaaaaaaatgttaacatctgCAAAACATAATGTTAGTGTTAAAAATAGAGTCAaaataatgtttcctaaggcaaaTAAACTTTggtgtatttatttttagctggagTCAATGGCAAATATCTCCTAGTTTTTACAAAATTTGACTTGAATCTTGAATGTTAAGAAAGATTTGACTAGGTGTAAAGGAaagacaagaaggagagggtaggagtTGTTCTAGTCTCTTCAAGATTCTTGAGTAACCATCACAAATATGTTTGGATCCTGTTCTGGGCTTTTCAAAGAGAATTCACTTCCAATTTGTACTTTTTTCTATTGTCAATTTAATCCATTAGTAAGAGAGAGGAAGGCCAGTATCTTCTGGTACAGGATAGGAGAGGGGGCAACTATGCAAGCCCTTAGTAGCAACAGTGATTGGTAAATGAAGGTTTAAGAGAGACTAAGGTAAATCAAACTCATTGCATATCAATTTGTTGCAGATATAtccaataaaagagagaaaggaccGCACTCGTCTGGCTCTCATCATATGCAATACAGAGTTTGATCATCTGCCTCCCAGGAATGGGGCTGACCTTGACATTCTTGGAATGAAGCAGCTGCTTGAGGGTCTTGGCTACACTGTGGAAGTGGAAGAGAAACTCACAGCCAGAGTGAGGATCCCTCACCCACCCTGATACACACATATTCAACACATATCCTCCTACTAACAAGGGAACTTTATAATACTAAGCAAATGCTTTAACAATCATGGGTCTCatttatgtgcatgtgtgtatctaaatgtgtgaatgtgtgttgtAAAGTAAATATTAAGATAGGtgaaatctgtgtctctttagaGTTTCAAATATCCTTAATTCCATAAAACCTGACAAAAAAACTGATGAGCATGTATGCCCACACAATTCTGAAGTGTGAAGATTGAGATTCAGCCCTAGTATTTCCCAGAAAATTCTGGAGTAAAGAATGCTAGCAGGAGTGAACTGCTATTTACAGCATTCATATAAATGCTGAATCCTGACTCTGGCAGGGGCTATGCTGGCATGGGGGATGGGTCAGTAAATGAGACAGAAGGGTCCCAGCTCACACTGATATAGGTTAACTTTCTGGGTGACACTGATATAGGTTAACTTTCTGGGTGGCAGGGAATGATCAAGCCTTAAGCAAAACAGAACATTTCAGAGATTTGATATATCTGTATGTCTTTAagattgaaaagaaagtgaaaaggaaaaaggaaacgaAATAATACATTGGTGAATGGGGAATAATAATGTTTGATTGTTTTACTGATAACATAATAAGTAATAATGTTTCAATCATGACCAAGAAAAACATCTTTGAGGAGATAATATGGGATCAGACACATGACTATCAGGGACAAGATAGCTCTAGAAAGATATGAATGAAATATATTCCAAGAAGGCATGACTACAAGTGAAAAGtctgaactgaatatgaaactGTTACATGAAAAGTAGGAAAAGATCGGTGTAaccagagaaggaggaagaaagtcaGAAGGAGAAGTATGCTTATGtcagaagttttattttattctaagtaTGATGGGGAGTGTTTTAGAAGGAAAATGGTATGATACATTTATTATTCAAGTTTCTTATTAAGtaatgagagaaaggaaagagttgAAAGGGAAAGTATATAGTGAcaataaacaaatgtaaaatgTATTAAGAGGACAGGTTATATCAGGAGCAAAATTTGAATCCACTGATCcattatagaaacaaaaataaaattatcattgaGCATCCACTATATAAAGGCACTGAGACTGGAATGTTACAGACCGACCTTATACTGATCATAATAAATTGGTCAGTTTAATTTTAATGCTTGTCTATTGAAGTAAGACTTTATGGTCTTTTCAGGACATGGAATCAGTGCTGTGGAAATTTGCTGCACGCGAAGAGCACAAATCCTCAGACAGTACATTCTTGGTATTCATGTCTCATGGCATCCTGGATGGGATCTGTGGGACTATGCACAGTGATGAGGAACCAGATGTATTACCTTATGACACCATCTTCCGGACATTCAACAACCGTAATTGCCTCAGTCTAAAGGACAAACCTAAAGTCATCATTGTCCAGGCCTGCAGAGGTGGTGAGTTGTGAGATGAAGAATCCAAAGTTCATAAAGATCATAAAGGTGTTGAAGTGCATGTTTTATTTCTAGGGGGAAGCAATCTTAAACTAAATTGAATTATTAGGAAATTCCATTTAGGGGGCTGGTCTCATGAGACTTGTTAGATGATAAATTTCTGATAAATTAGCTGATAAATCCAATCTAAAGTAAGTGATGAAGGAGATCACTagaatcctcaaaaaaattagaCATAAATATTCTAACCTTGGAATGAAAtcatttaaatgatttctttGCTTGTAAATGTTTTACAGACATTTTGATGTTCTCTGGCTTGAGAGGAACTTCATTTGAAAGTTGGAGTATTATATAATagcaatgtatttttcttttttttcctcaaagattATTGAAATGGAAATGAATTGGGAGATGAGAGAACTTGGGATTTCggggaaaatttttttgttttcttctttttcttttttctgactccCAATTGTCATTTTAACTTTTAGAGCagttttcaaagatgaaaaatagaaataatttagctataaaatgataaatatgctCTGAGATTATGCAGATAAGGCTTTAACTCCTTTGTTATTCTCAGCAAAAGTATTCCTCCAATTTTACCCTGTTTTTACTATTAATTGGCACATTGCTCAATGACATAAGAAAGAGGCAGTGTTGGGTAGAGATGCACTCACATTTGTGTACTTGTGTGTGTACTTTTGTGTATAAAACTAGTTAGAataaacattgtaaaataatgaaGTAATTGCAATAGTCACACTGAGGGAGACACACTGTGTGAAGAAAGTTGATGTCTCTACAGCAAATCGTGGGGAATTGTGGGTCAGTGACTCTCCAGAAGCCTTGGCAGACAGCTTTTCACAGTCACCCGAGAACCTGGAAGAGGATGCTGTTTACAAGACCCACGTGGAGAAGGACTTCATTGCTTTCTGTTCCTCAACTCCACGTATGTGTCTTTCAGTTGCAGACAGGGATTTGTGGGTCTAAGGCTATCTCTGAatgattcctaaaaaaaaaaaaaaaaaaaagatgagtagCAATGATTTGatacaaattttaaatactgtcaatatattttactttttcttcacttttaaaaatttatttttatgatctGTTTACTTTATAGCCTAACGTACAGTAACCATTAAAACAACCTAATACAAGATAATCCCTCTACTATCACACTGGCTACAAACAGATTATtgattcagttttcttttaaatccaTTTAACATTTTGAGTATAGTTTTTTTGGATCTAAGGACTGACTGCcctttcttaaaaattatcaatTCCAACTCATGTTCTCTATTATTTCTCATCGGGTGCTTTTTAGAGCAGCACCGTAAACATGCGCTAGCAAGTAGGTACATatccttttaaaagaagaagaaaatgataaaatgggGCTTATAACTAGTAAGGGAAGAGCATTTATTTCTTGAACTCTACATAATCATCTTGAGAGGCCTTATATCTGAGCATTTCTAACTTGACAATTTTAATCATTCATCACTTTATGTAGGCATAGTTAACATACAAAAAGCTGTACATGTTTAATGTATATAGTTTAATGAGTTAGGAGATAAGTATATATCACTATCTATACCACTATCTGTCACCACTATCTATACCAAAAGCATATTCCTCCCTTCCAAAAGTTTCATTAGATCTATTTTGTTCACTATATTATGTAAGACATCATGATTTATAATCTGTAAACAACCACCTGTATGAACATGGAAAAATTCTTCCTTCTGAACCTGTATTCTTTCCTTTGTAAAATAGGATAATTACAATCATCTCTCAAGCCTCTTTTAAAAGCCAGGTGGGTAAACATAAGTCACATAGTAGAGAGTCAGTCTCCAAAAGACAAAAGTCTATGAAATGAACTTCAGTTGTGATGATCTTGCTTCTTTAGTTGAACTTCTTTTGGAAAATGAGTTAATGGAAAGTTGTAAGTTCTTCCCCTAAATATGTCAAAATAATTCCCaagatacatttttgttttaatagtaaaaaaaaaaaaaaggtaaaaaaaaaaaaattatgaataccACAGCCCAAGGCTTACCACTTCTTATCATCATAGATAATGTGTCCTGGAGAGACATCAAAAAAGGTTCTCTCTTCATTACACAACTCATCACATGCTTCCAAAAATATGCTTGGTGCTGTCATCTTGAGGAAGTATTTAGGAAGGTAagttcatcttttcttttctaatcaTATATTTGCTAAGGAAAACTTAAATATTATTTGCCTTTCAAGTGACAATAAAAGATTTTTTCAGGCACACAAAAGTAGAGTAGCACTTGGTTTCTGTAATCCAgctatttaatatataatttacaaaaaGACTACATTAATGCACCACAGAAGAACAAAATGCTACAACATATAAGCTTGTATCTTATGGGTTATAAATTCTTATAA
Coding sequences:
- the LOC138093078 gene encoding caspase-13 isoform X2 gives rise to the protein MADKHNKNPLKTLESLGKELISGLLDDFVEKNVLKLEEEEKKKIYDAKLQDKARVLVDSIRQKNQEAGQVFVQTFLNIDKNSTNIKAPEETVAGPDESAGSAATLKLCPHEEFLKLCKERAGEIYPIKERKDRTRLALIICNTEFDHLPPRNGADLDILGMKQLLEGLGYTVEVEEKLTARDMESVLWKFAAREEHKSSDSTFLVFMSHGILDGICGTMHSDEEPDVLPYDTIFRTFNNRNCLSLKDKPKVIIVQACRGANRGELWVSDSPEALADSFSQSPENLEEDAVYKTHVEKDFIAFCSSTPHNVSWRDIKKGSLFITQLITCFQKYAWCCHLEEVFRKVQQSFEKPNVKAQMPTVERLSMTRYFYLFPGN
- the LOC138093078 gene encoding caspase-13 isoform X1 → MAEDKHNKNPLKTLESLGKELISGLLDDFVEKNVLKLEEEEKKKIYDAKLQDKARVLVDSIRQKNQEAGQVFVQTFLNIDKNSTNIKAPEETVAGPDESAGSAATLKLCPHEEFLKLCKERAGEIYPIKERKDRTRLALIICNTEFDHLPPRNGADLDILGMKQLLEGLGYTVEVEEKLTARDMESVLWKFAAREEHKSSDSTFLVFMSHGILDGICGTMHSDEEPDVLPYDTIFRTFNNRNCLSLKDKPKVIIVQACRGANRGELWVSDSPEALADSFSQSPENLEEDAVYKTHVEKDFIAFCSSTPHNVSWRDIKKGSLFITQLITCFQKYAWCCHLEEVFRKVQQSFEKPNVKAQMPTVERLSMTRYFYLFPGN